The nucleotide window CATTCATACAAAATGGCTGCCAGGAATTGAATAAACTGATTTAATGTGGCCTTCTAAAGCAGTGAGGGCAAATCAAGAAATGTACTTATTTCTTTTTTAGGCACGGGAATTACTATTACTAATCATCTAAATGTAAATGATCCTAATTTGCTTTCAGAGTGGATAATGAATTCAGCGGCCCCACCCTTCCTGTTTGAAGTGAAAAGCAGCAGCATTTGAGGGGAAATGAGAGTGATTATGTTCACAACTCTGACAAAGAGAGGAGGGCAGGCTGGCTGTCTTTAGAGTCTGCAAAGCGCTGAGGGAAAAAGAGGAAGACCAAGAAGGcatttaaaaaatgctataaaaaCCTAAATCACCTTTTATCTCGCCAACAAAGCGATCCTTTGAACCTTATCCCACACACTGCGGCCCCACACCCAATGATGGAATGCATATACAGGTAAAGAGACATGACATGTGAGGCTTGCATTGACAGTGCCCCCTCACACCCGCTACAGGATGTGGTATCTGACAGACCGGTCCACACCAGCTGGGCTCTCTTTGTGCCTGGGATGTGGTCTCCTAGCAACCGGTCCCAGCAGCTATCGCTACGGAATGGGAAGAGGAGGATCaggcagggaggggcgggcacTGCATCAATATTGCTTTCCACCATATCACCTCCACCACAGAGCAGCTGCAGTGAGCCTCACACAAAGGCTGCACAATAACGTGTGCTGCATTTCTCACATTTCTGTGCAATGCAGTGAAACTGGCACGAGGCCAACAGCGATCGGACACTCGTCATGATATAATTCATCTAAATCCACACTGTTGACAAATTAATCAATATGCTAGATTTAAGCAGCTGCCATGTGGCGGCTGTTAATTTTGTGGAATCATATCATTAAAAATGCATGGGGGAAAAAATTTAAGGAACCAAGCCTAACCACAATCaaacaaagataaaaacgatgaaatataagaataaaatgtatgcCAAAAGGCGAgtgcaaaaagaaagaaaaggttATCTTAGCCAGCGTGTCCAGAGGAATACCGGTATAAGACCTCAGGCAGACAGACTGCTCCTCAGGGAGAGAGCATTACAATCAAAATTCCCTCATCTTTCATTTCAGCGCCCCTCCCCTCCTCCAAGACACAAGTGATTCCAGCCTTATTAATACAGAGGAACAAAACTGAAGGACAACACCTAAAGGAGCTCAGCAGGGCACAATGTAATGAATAATACAGCAAAAAAGGTCCCCACAGGAGAATTAGCGAACATTTAGCCATATCAAAGAGAGGACTGAGGAACAGATGTCCATGTTGGTTTCCACACATGATCCCACGCCTGCTCCGCATCCTCCGTTAATGAACTGGGATTCACAATCGTCTGGATAGCAGGTATCTGATCTGTGCAGTTGGTTACAGGTGTGAATTTATCAAGAGAAAATATAGATCATTACCTGCATTTGATCAGGATTGTTGAATTGTTGTAGTCAAAAGGTCATAGAAAACGATATGTATTGAATGGCCGAACACTGCTACCTCCAAGGTTATTTCTTTCTTTATAAAGCAGCACATGTTGATATAAAGGACACATTAGACGGTCCATCTCACAGACCTTTACACAGTCTTCCAGGTGGGTGACCCTGCATCGCTCCAATAAAGCTAACAATGAATAAAACATTATGTCCCTTAAGCTTAGCCAGTGTGTTGAGGAAACAATAGTCTCCCCCAGGGAGGGACTTTCAGGCAAAGTTAAAGCATATTGTGTGCCTTATGGATTAGTAGATCGGCTTTTGCCACCATTATGCTTTTGTTTTAGCTAAACTTAAGCTGCGTCCCAGTGCACAGTGGTTGGAGGTACTAGACTATATAATAAATTGtatcaaataaaaatgtactttATCATAACGGCAGGATAGACAAATACACTACTTTATTGTTCATTTTACTCAAAATGGGACCAATATTTACAAAATGAGGAAGATATATTGGAGAAGACACAAAACTGTTTAGGAAAAtggtaaaaaataaaataaaaatcaggAGAGAAGTAAGGTCAGTTTCTAATAGACGTCTATGTTAATCCAAATGTTTACTACCCACAGCCAGCCTGTAGAAATCAGATTTTTCTTCTCCTGTGGATTCTAGTGCCCAGTTTTCTTTTTGCCAACAAACCAAATGGTCCGTTAACTAAACCCCAAAGAATCCTGAAGGTTTCTCAAGAGACTTTGCCCATCTGTGGAACATGAAATGTCTGTAGTTTGATTCTCATCTTCTCAAAATGGAAATTCAACCCGCTGGGGTAGTCTGAGGACAGGAAACTGGCAATTTTCTTCAAAAATCGACAGTAAGATCTGTTGGGCAAGAAatactttttttcctttttaaaaaaaggaGCTATATTCTACCTGACACACCATGCCCAACTCAAATTCAATGTGCATGACATCCTTTATTCTAAAAATGTTCATAAGCTCAAGAAAAGGATATACATAAAGGATTCTCAGGTAGCTTAAAGGATTGAAGGTTGAGGACTGTACATTTCCTAGCTTCACTGTGCTAGTTAGGTTcacatgttaaaataaaaaggttTCCTAGACCCATATTCTCcccacatcttccggcgcagactgaaaactcatctctttcgactccacttcgagcaataaaatgactaacaaagcacttaaatactaataaaggactggcttatctaaagctaattgagtagcacttgaaatgcttggctctatgaaaccttggtcgaatgcacttattgtaagccgctttggataaaagcgtcagctaaatgcaatgtaatgcatGAACCACTCTTAATAGAGTAACAATGGGTACAAAATTATCAACACAACAAAACAGGGTTTGGTCGTTTGTTCAATACTACAGAGGATGGAAGACAGAACTTCCCAGGACTTTTGAATGGCTGATGGTCTCATGGCCACTTTACAACAAAGGGAGGTCGACAAGATACTGATGACCTGAACCACAAGACAGGACAATATGTTGCCCGACAGAATAAAGACTGCAGACAATGAAGGTCATAGTGTACACACAGGTTGTTCTCATGGACCTGCTCTGTCTCTGTTGACCCAAGGGAGGATTTCTACCTCTATCTACCGTGTTCGTTTTGATGTTGAAAGATGCATTGTGATTATTTGaggttgtttttttttctttttccaaaGCAAATGATTTCGTGTCCTTCTTTGCTTTGATCCTGGTAGCTGTATGAATGAAGAACTGTCTTTAATCTTGACCACAGATGTTCCTACTGTGCAGCTTTGCTTACACACAGTACCTCCTTTGTTCCAGTTAATGCTACAAAAAGATGGCCATAAACCACAAATGCAGACCAACAAGACATTAGCAGTGTGGTATCTTTGGATATAGCTTTTCATATGCAACTGGTCTGCAGGACACATGCAACAGTCTTTGAATTTAGAGCATGATGTAATCTGGGTTACGGCTAAAGGTGAGGTGAGACATACCTGCTTGCCATCCAGCGTGTAGATCCTCTTCACCGCGCCGCTCTCAAGTTTAATGGCCTCTGTGATATCGGTGAGCACCTGATCGAATGAGTGTGCGGTCTTCTTGTTGAGCAGGACGCGCACAGCCTTGCGAGGCTTCACGCCGCTGCGCATCACCGTCACTAGCTTGGGTCGAACAAAGTCCTTGCCCTCTCCGCCATTGCCGCCTCTGGCTCCAAAGGCTTGCAGGCTCTTCGCGGAGGCCTTTACGTTCACGGACCAGTTGGGGTTGACGTTCTTTGTGTAGTCGACCTTCTTGTACACGTTCTCTGAGGCACACACGTAGCTTTCCCCTGTGACGGCAAAGAGGAAATTGGCTTTGTttgttgccacacacacacacacacacacacacacacacacacacacacacacacacacacacacacacacacacacacacacacacacacacacacacacacacacacacacacacacacacacacacacacacacacacacacacacacacacacacacacacacacacacacacacacacacacacacacacacacacacacacacacacacacacacacacacacacacacacacacacacacacacacacacacacacacacacacacacacacacacacacacacacgactccCAGAGGCGTCCACTCAACCATTTAAAATTGCAGGAACTCAAATGATGAGATATCAAGACCACTGAGGGAATATTTGGGCTTTCACAGTTTGGATATCATCCGACATTGATCTAATGATGTCGCAGCTAAGAATAAGTTGGCTTTGTTTAGGGAAATGCTTACGATGTCAATAAGAAACACTTTCACAGCCAGGCTTTCTGCTACCAGGTTTTTTACCCTTGGATCACCACAAGATAATGCTTTTCATCCCTATTGCTTTAATGGCACTGCAGGAGGGAAACtttgtgatttgaaaatgatTGGTGAACTAAATCAACTAAATCCTTTTGGGAAGGGCTGAGCAGATTTCATGTCAGTGCATTATAGACTATTTTTGGGTATAAAATCATATAAAATGAGTATTTAAATAAGACGTCTGAAATAATGGAAAATATGGTGTTGTACATTTACAAACTTTGCTGAAGCTCGCACATGCATGTCTTTGTctaaacatttcaaaatgtggCCCAACTTCATATTATTCTCGAAATAATCTTCAATTTTGTCGCCATTCTTCAATTCACTATCTTTAGAGCAGTTCTTGCTCATACGGGGAGTGGAAATAAAGTAAAGACCCAATGCAGCAGGGGCGATAGAAGGAGATACATTTGGACAAAAGGGGAACCCGGAAGGCAACAATTAGCCAAATGTGGACAAATTACAGCAAACACAAAAGGCAGAGAACAGGATTACATAGGGCAGAGATTGAGCAATTAATTATATCCCACAAGAGGAAGCACAAtgcaatcccccccccccccaccacccacAGTGCTGCCCCTTTCTTACTGcactgcccacacacacacatgtagggaAGCAAAGAGCCACACACGGCTCAAGGAGCAGACATGATCGTCTCAATTCGAACAAATTTAGCTGCAGTTTATCGTCAAGCTTTTTCCCCAATTCCCTCTGTCAGACTTATTTAGAACGATCTTAAAAAGTGGACCAGGACTGGGTCATTTAACTGGGTCTTATTAATTAGCCTTGAGAAACATTCGATTGATTGGTGTTGGAGTAAAAGCATTACAATCCTTTCTTTTCACTAGAGGTGCAGTTTTAATTGGAATTTCCACCCACTGTTGGATGCCGATGGAGACGCTCGACAGTAATAACACTCCCAAATTGTGGCTGGAGGTTTCTTTAATGAATTAGATGCTAATGTCATCTGTTAATGAGCCATTCATCCCATGCTGAGCAGCAGAGCGCTGACTCTTCAGCTGAGTATGAACCACTGCCAGAGACGAGTCGATTTGAGGTCGAGTTCAAACTGGATTTCGCGTTTAAGACATTTTTATAAATCTTTTCTTCTTCAGAGCCCAACAAAATTGTCCACAGAGAAGTGGACCTTGAAACTGGATACTTTTAAAGTAAACAATCAGATTAGAAGTTGATGCATCGTATGAAGAGCTTACAGGAGTCTAGACCTCAAAGATAAGACTTTTAATCTTCAGAATTGGCAATGTTATACTTGAAAATCTTCTGTGCTGAAACTGATCTAAAACTGAAGGTTATCTTTAATGTGGCGGCCTATAGCATCTCAATTTTAACTCACTAAAGCGGCTCCACTGGGGAACAAACTATAAACCCACCTGTTTCACAAAGAAAACAGGACTTACAATGTTTTTTTGTAATACGAAGAGAATATATCTGCAATGTTCTCATTGTTCTGAGGTTGTATCTTAATTGCTTATTGCATATTGTTTTGGATTGagacgtcagctaaatgaaatctaATTTAATCAgatatattaatattaataagtGCTTGGTGCATCCTACTACATATGCTTACCTTCCTCTAGCTCATCCATAGAGCAGATCTTTCGATCGCCATCCACAGTGAAGATGAAGCGGACCCCCTGAGGCAGGTTGATGTGGTCAGAGAGCGAGCGTGTGAGGTCGGCCAGTAGCGCGTCGAAGGTGCGGAATCGGTCGGTGGCCACGGCGTACACGATGCCCTTGAAATAGCGGTCTCCATTGCGGTAGAAACGCACCTTTTTGGCTTTCTTCTCATTGGTGAGGGCCTGCAGGGTGCGCGTGCGGTAGAAGCTGCAGTGGGCGCTGTGGGTGGGGCTGGGGAGTCCGTTCAGACGCCCGCCTCGTGGGGCACGGGTCGCCTTGTCTCGCTCGTCAAAATGTCCAAAGTCTAGCTCCATGGTGACTGTAAGCTTTGATGGTTGTGACAGATAGATGTGTGGCAGTGGTCACCAGCTCCGGAGAGTCTGGAAAATAAAAAGGTATGTAAGGTTATGTTTCACAAAGTAAAATACTGCACTGAAATTGAGACGTAATTGTGATTCACT belongs to Pseudochaenichthys georgianus chromosome 14, fPseGeo1.2, whole genome shotgun sequence and includes:
- the LOC117459083 gene encoding neuronal migration protein doublecortin-like, whose translation is MELDFGHFDERDKATRAPRGGRLNGLPSPTHSAHCSFYRTRTLQALTNEKKAKKVRFYRNGDRYFKGIVYAVATDRFRTFDALLADLTRSLSDHINLPQGVRFIFTVDGDRKICSMDELEEGESYVCASENVYKKVDYTKNVNPNWSVNVKASAKSLQAFGARGGNGGEGKDFVRPKLVTVMRSGVKPRKAVRVLLNKKTAHSFDQVLTDITEAIKLESGAVKRIYTLDGKQVTCLQDFFGEDDVFIACGPEKFRYAQDDFSLDVNECRVMKAAKAQRGSIKSPGPIRRMKSPTESTNGTGSSSQISTPVSRKHSPTSPPTSPGHNNKQKDLYLPLSLDDDDSLGESM